TTCAATGAATAAGCTGAGGCCTAGAACTGAGCAAGTTCGAAAATCACAGCCATGATAATGACATCGAGTACATAAGAGTAAAACGCAATGCATCGCTGGTTTATTTAGCTGGCCTGTGCATTATCAGCTAAAAAGTAATCTAACAAGTTGGCTCTAAAAATAACCTACCAAGTAGTCTTATTGCTGCACACAAGGTTCCCCCAGTTGCAATGAGATCATCTATCACAAGAGCGCGTTCTCCAGCTTCAACAGCTCCTACATGCATCTCAATTTTATCTGTTCCATACTCTAAAGAGTACTCTTCTGAAATGACTTCACCTGTAAACATGCATTTCAGAAACAGAATCATTACTTACATGTGTATTCAAAGATAAATTAACCATGACAATCCAACACAATAGCCACTATccagtttcttgagtatcatTGTACCAAAGTAACTTGGAACATCGATTAAAGGCTCCAAGTTTCTTGCATTAGAAACTAGAATACGTCTAAGGCATGCAGATTGCTTGCTTCTTTACCATCGGGTTAAAGATAGCAAACATTAAACTTAATAGCATATGCATGAAGAGTTTTTGGCACTCAAGGGCCAATCTCTGTCTAGCCCGAGGAAACCTTTGGCACGGACACAAGGTTAGAATTCTAGCTCTTCTAGAGTGGTAACTCACTAGTGGCTCGGGCCCCTCTTCACCCGTAGGTCCTGATACAAGGTTAGAATTCTAGCTCAGTTCTCACTCTTTCAGGGTGGTATCTCATTGATGGCTCAGGCCCCCCCGAAAGGGGGCCTTCTTCGCCCGTAGGTCCTGTCACAAGGTTAAAACTCTAGCTCTTCCAAGAGTGGTATCTAACTGATAGCTAAGACCTCCCGGAAGGGAGCCTTCTTCGCCCGTAGGTCCTGACACAAGGTTAGAACTCTAGCTCTTCAAGAGTGGTATCTCACTGATAGCTCAGGCCTCCTAGAAGGGGGCCTTCTTCGCCCGTAGGTCCTGACACAATGTTAGAACTCTAGCTCTTCCAAGAGTTGTATCTCATTAATGGCTCGGACCCCCGGAAGGGGGCTTCTTTGCCCTCCACCTAAGCTACCCAGGAAAGGCCCAAAGCCAATCCTATCCAGAAACATTATGCTATAATCtagttaaaaattaagaagttTCTAGATAGCTGAAACTACAAATAGATTCACAAGGCCACAAACAAACGCGAGTCAAGCACAAAATTGTACCAGGCAACTTCTTGGGTTTTCTCATGGGAACAAATTTTGCACCAATAGCCAGAGCTATGGGAGGTCCAAAAATGAAACCCCTCGCCTCAATCCCTACAGAACAAATAAGATCAATTGGTTCACTTCAAGTTAAACTACAAAATTACTTCCTGATCTAAATGACACCCTTTTGAAACTAGAATTTACCAGCAACCACAGTGATATCTTTCCCTCTGTACCTCTCCACGAACAAATCAATAGTGTCCCTGAAGGCCTTGGTATCAAGAAGCAACGTCGTAATGTCCTGAAACAAAATCCCTACCAAAAGAAGGAAGATAATGTTCAGgccaaagaaacttagccttTACCAACAAAATACCCATCACCCAAGAACGATTTGGGTACCTGGTTTGGGAAAATCAGGGATAACTCGAATGGCCTTGGCGATTTTGGCTATGCGTGGGTCTTCTACATCAATAGACGCCATTTCTTGATCCGGCACCGACTCCCTCACTGCCAAACAGCCGCCGGACACTCGATCAAAACCCAGTTCAAGGGAGGTAAGAccagagagaaagagagaaaggcaGCGGCCAACACGGAAACCATaggtttaatttattatttcttatacAAAAAAGTTGGAGCAACAAGCGGAGAACCCACATATGACCAAATTGCCCATCGTTTAAAAAGTTCCTTACCCCCATTACCGAACTTTTCCGCGAGGAGTTCAATTTTGACCTGCGTCGAGGAATATTGACCTTACACAACAGATCGGAAATTCGAATTACCATTGCAACGTAGAGGCAAAATCGCGGATCGACGCTGATGAAGGCGAGTCAAATGTGTGCGACACGACGGGAGAGCTCCGGCGGCGGCTGTGGATAAAGAAGCGATCCGCTGAAAACGAGTTAAGACGGCGGTGGTCCTGTAGCGCGACGGCGAAAGGGGAAGTGAGGAACTGAGATTCGAGGCTGCTTCCATCGCCGGCTGTGATCGGAACTAGAAACCAAAATGAAGGAGAAATAAATTGAATCTTGACTCGTTTAGCgtggatttttcctttttttttttttccataaaaattaaatatttaatagagaATTATGGAGGGCAATTTGGTCCAGTAAATTTGGAGACATTCGAGAAAGCCACGTGGAGAATGTGAGTacaattttttagataatttatattttttaatttattttcaataacaatttttttttttcttcagacTATTGTATTGATTGGATCGTGAAATCTCATATGAGTTGAAGAGAAAAACGAATCATTATTCATAAGGATATGTAAACTTCTCCTAACatactcgttttaaaaaatttgagaaaaa
This region of Cucurbita pepo subsp. pepo cultivar mu-cu-16 unplaced genomic scaffold, ASM280686v2 Cp4.1_scaffold000644, whole genome shotgun sequence genomic DNA includes:
- the LOC111785690 gene encoding adenine phosphoribosyltransferase 1-like, with protein sequence MEAASNLSSSLPLSPSRYRTTAVLTRFQRIASLSTAAAGALPSCRTHLTRLHQRRSAILPLRCNVRESVPDQEMASIDVEDPRIAKIAKAIRVIPDFPKPGILFQDITTLLLDTKAFRDTIDLFVERYRGKDITVVAGIEARGFIFGPPIALAIGAKFVPMRKPKKLPGEVISEEYSLEYGTDKIEMHVGAVEAGERALVIDDLIATGGTLCAAIRLLERVGVDVVECACVIELHGLKGRERLGDKPLFVLVNAAA